A portion of the Clostridium gelidum genome contains these proteins:
- a CDS encoding response regulator transcription factor, which yields MAFLEKGTILIVDDEKEIRDLVDIYLKSDGYDTMQACDGLEAIKLLEENDVDLIILDVMMPNLNGVEACLKIREMREMPIIMLSAKSEDIDKILGLNMGADDYLTKPFNPLELVARVKSQLRRFHKFSKKVDVLAEDNNAIHIDDLVINLETHEVILGDNLLKLTPTEFDILALLGQSRGKVFSIENIYESVWNQEFMTSDNTVMVHIRKIREKTEENPRNPRFIKTVWGVGYKIEK from the coding sequence ATGGCTTTTTTGGAAAAGGGAACTATTTTAATTGTTGATGATGAAAAGGAAATAAGGGATTTAGTTGATATATATCTTAAGAGTGATGGATATGATACAATGCAAGCTTGTGATGGACTTGAAGCAATTAAGTTGCTTGAAGAAAATGATGTGGATTTAATAATTTTAGATGTTATGATGCCTAATTTAAATGGAGTTGAGGCTTGTTTAAAAATCAGAGAGATGAGAGAAATGCCAATAATAATGTTATCAGCTAAAAGTGAGGATATAGATAAGATCTTAGGACTTAATATGGGAGCTGATGATTATTTAACAAAACCATTTAATCCATTAGAACTTGTAGCAAGGGTAAAATCTCAACTTAGAAGATTTCATAAGTTTAGTAAAAAAGTAGATGTATTAGCGGAAGATAATAATGCAATACATATAGATGATTTAGTTATAAATTTAGAGACTCACGAAGTGATACTCGGCGATAATTTATTAAAACTTACTCCAACTGAATTTGATATTTTAGCATTACTTGGGCAAAGTCGTGGAAAAGTATTTTCAATAGAAAATATTTATGAGAGTGTTTGGAATCAAGAATTTATGACATCAGATAATACTGTTATGGTTCATATAAGAAAGATAAGAGAAAAAACTGAGGAAAATCCAAGAAATCCAAGATTTATAAAAACTGTTTGGGGGGTAGGATATAAAATTGAAAAATAA